The following proteins are encoded in a genomic region of Enterocloster clostridioformis:
- a CDS encoding VanZ family protein, producing the protein MHRLVSMSIEVAAASVVLIPILLLYQKLIFHNVIKTFVYIIVTLYLTAMCSLVGFPYITGLHVVFSYNFIPLAGMMSGLSASFLNILLFIPLGILVPCIWSKYRMMKKMVLLGFLTSLSIEVLQIFTFRATDVDDLITNVTGTIIGYFISRVIIKKSPQLDKLGSREGELYLLYGTVAAVMFFVQPLIYPFLWRLIQGA; encoded by the coding sequence ATGCACAGACTAGTTTCAATGAGTATCGAAGTGGCAGCCGCATCCGTTGTACTGATCCCAATTCTGCTTCTGTACCAAAAATTGATATTCCACAACGTAATAAAGACATTTGTGTATATCATCGTCACACTCTATTTGACCGCCATGTGTTCGTTGGTCGGCTTTCCATATATAACGGGGCTGCATGTTGTGTTTTCTTATAATTTTATTCCCCTGGCTGGCATGATGTCTGGCCTTTCGGCCAGTTTCCTGAACATTTTGCTTTTTATCCCATTGGGAATACTGGTTCCATGCATATGGAGTAAATATAGAATGATGAAGAAGATGGTACTTTTAGGTTTTCTTACTTCGCTGAGTATTGAAGTCTTACAGATATTCACCTTTCGGGCAACCGATGTAGATGATTTAATAACGAACGTAACAGGTACCATCATCGGCTATTTCATCAGCAGAGTGATTATTAAGAAATCTCCTCAATTAGATAAGCTTGGAAGCCGGGAAGGTGAGCTATATCTTCTATATGGAACGGTTGCTGCAGTGATGTTTTTTGTTCAGCCACTGATTTACCCGTTCCTGTGGCGTTTGATACAAGGGGCCTGA
- a CDS encoding sensor histidine kinase: MKSDYTKLSRITFIRGLGITLGAVVSVFLLRALTRGHLADTIVRWIAQGFSMSETQADIVYFKVVTANMQFILGIVIILFVFLLFHMLLHSYKRYFDEVLLGIDKLMEDGGRISLSPELETVECKLNYAKQTLKARADEAKKMEQQKNDLVVYLAHDIKTPLTSVIGYLSLLDENPDMSDDKKAKCVHTAWEKANRLRILVNEFFEITRSYSESTTLHKTKIDLYYMLIQISEELYPQLSTCKKHIENNVDENISVYGDSEKLARVFNNILKNAISYSEDNSAISVSAKEFPEKTVIRFENKGNIPNDKLNLVFDKFYRLNSARQSDTGGSGLGLAIAKDIITLHGGRIQAESNNGYTAFIIEIPSAVCKDLSMAS, translated from the coding sequence ATGAAATCGGATTATACAAAGCTTAGCCGTATCACGTTTATTAGAGGGCTTGGAATTACACTGGGTGCGGTCGTATCCGTCTTTTTACTGCGGGCGCTGACCAGGGGACATTTGGCAGATACGATTGTCAGATGGATTGCGCAGGGGTTTTCCATGAGTGAAACCCAGGCTGATATAGTATATTTCAAAGTCGTAACGGCTAATATGCAGTTTATACTTGGTATTGTAATCATTCTATTTGTGTTTTTACTGTTCCACATGCTGCTGCATTCCTATAAAAGGTACTTTGATGAAGTTTTGTTAGGAATCGATAAGCTCATGGAAGATGGGGGCCGCATATCCCTGTCACCGGAATTGGAAACGGTTGAATGTAAATTGAATTATGCCAAACAGACACTGAAAGCACGGGCCGATGAGGCAAAAAAAATGGAGCAGCAAAAGAATGACCTTGTGGTATATCTGGCCCATGATATTAAGACACCGCTGACTTCCGTAATTGGATATCTCAGTCTTTTGGATGAAAATCCTGATATGTCAGATGATAAGAAAGCAAAATGTGTTCACACTGCATGGGAAAAAGCGAACCGCCTTAGGATACTGGTGAACGAATTTTTTGAAATTACCCGCAGCTATTCAGAATCCACAACGCTCCATAAGACAAAAATTGATCTTTATTATATGCTCATACAAATTTCGGAAGAATTGTATCCGCAGCTGAGTACCTGCAAAAAACACATAGAAAACAATGTGGATGAGAACATATCTGTGTATGGAGATTCTGAAAAGCTGGCCAGAGTATTTAATAATATTCTGAAAAATGCCATATCCTACAGTGAGGACAACAGCGCGATATCGGTATCTGCAAAAGAATTCCCTGAAAAGACGGTAATCCGATTTGAAAACAAGGGAAATATTCCAAATGATAAGCTTAACCTGGTGTTTGACAAATTTTATCGTCTGAACAGCGCAAGACAGAGTGACACCGGAGGCTCTGGCCTTGGACTTGCCATTGCAAAGGACATTATTACCTTGCATGGCGGCCGGATACAGGCTGAAAGCAACAACGGATATACTGCCTTTATCATTGAAATCCCGTCAGCCGTATGTAAAGACCTCAGCATGGCGAGTTAA
- the vanR gene encoding VanR-ABDEGLN family response regulator transcription factor, whose product MNEKILVVDDEKEIADLIEVYLQNENMDVYKFYSGEEALSCIKSTDFDLAILDIMLPDISGLSICQMIRSKEYTYPVIMLTAKDGETDKITGLTLGADDYITKPFLPLELIARIKAQLRRYKKYNVNSAAPAAEKVLRHAGLVMKLKTYECWLDEKSLALTPTEFTILKVLLEHKGSVVRSEELFHEIWQEEYYSKSNNTITVHIRHLREKMRDTGESPRYIKTVWGIGYKIGEI is encoded by the coding sequence TTGAATGAAAAAATACTGGTTGTAGATGATGAGAAAGAAATAGCGGATCTGATCGAAGTATATTTACAAAATGAAAACATGGATGTATATAAATTCTACTCTGGTGAGGAAGCTCTTTCCTGTATCAAGAGTACGGATTTTGATTTGGCCATATTGGATATTATGCTTCCGGATATCAGCGGCCTTTCCATCTGCCAGATGATACGGAGTAAGGAATATACATATCCGGTAATCATGCTGACGGCAAAGGATGGAGAGACAGATAAAATCACCGGACTTACACTGGGGGCAGATGATTATATCACAAAACCGTTCCTTCCGCTGGAACTGATAGCGAGAATAAAAGCCCAGCTTAGGCGGTATAAGAAATATAATGTAAATTCCGCTGCTCCGGCAGCAGAGAAGGTTCTTAGACATGCCGGACTGGTTATGAAGCTTAAAACGTATGAGTGCTGGCTTGATGAAAAAAGTCTGGCGCTTACTCCTACGGAATTTACGATACTAAAGGTTCTTTTAGAGCATAAGGGCAGTGTAGTCCGCTCTGAGGAATTATTTCATGAAATATGGCAGGAAGAGTATTACAGCAAGAGCAATAATACAATTACAGTACACATTCGTCATCTTCGTGAGAAAATGAGGGATACTGGTGAAAGCCCCAGATATATAAAAACAGTGTGGGGGATTGGATATAAAATTGGAGAGATATAA
- a CDS encoding Hpt domain-containing protein: protein MNLKECYRKLGGDYDEVLTRLYSEDMIRRFLIKFLNDGTYKLLLEKLEAQDYQEAFRAAHTLKGVCDNLGLSNLRKSSSMLTEALRTGNPSEDLVVLKNQVCIDYEQAVSAIQALG from the coding sequence ATGAATCTGAAGGAATGTTACAGAAAGCTGGGCGGAGATTATGACGAAGTACTGACACGGCTTTACAGTGAGGATATGATAAGAAGATTTCTCATTAAGTTTTTAAACGATGGAACTTACAAGCTTTTATTAGAGAAGCTTGAAGCACAGGATTATCAGGAAGCATTTCGCGCGGCCCATACGTTAAAAGGGGTTTGCGATAATCTTGGATTGTCAAATCTGCGCAAGTCCAGCAGCATGCTGACAGAGGCACTGCGGACAGGGAATCCTTCTGAAGATTTGGTTGTCTTGAAGAATCAAGTCTGCATTGATTATGAACAGGCCGTTTCTGCAATTCAGGCATTAGGATAA
- a CDS encoding response regulator — protein sequence MNIKRFWINGLVVMILGSILVGCYYYIKSVQTSLWTQNAEQALEITSQGGRAFETYIEIEQERVHGLANKISELESHEESKILNNLNLLGGETSNYTVVDLDHGFMYSNRLEDRRILSAEELAFYHTFSGKGIRENYLNLYDGQNTLGVYECFLFADGAHGVMQKGEKVSELSKKFSISFYDDNGFSYITNQKGEVLIRPYQKNSNRTFLNIFDMIAEENNEEDIQAFKESLSKGHSGVIQFSFNGAKNIVTFSPIEVVDGWYIISVIPSSVIMEYTNHILQSSQIFIFVVFIVFIIGLIFQLFERHSRKRIERKEQDIQYRELMFSILSEHIDDVFLMLNSGSYAVEYVTPNVKRVLGISPDDVEADIKSLGKATYIDGKTVSYAELGLMESGQSILLESERMHRKTGEKRWFYETVYRVGYGQSDKFIVVLSDRTKDRQSKFALETALNAANAANKAKSTFLNNISHDIRTPMNAIVGLTVLLNHDAGDSERVKEYARKITASSQYLLGLINDVLDMSKIESGKTTLNITEINLAELIEELGTMIRPQAKAKQQEFELFLADVTSEHLIGDRMRINQVLINILSNAVKYTPAGGRIRMTVTQLPQKTKDFARLRFEVQDNGIGMSEEFLTIIFEPFAREINSVTNQIQGTGLGMPIVKNLVELMGGRIDVKSKQGEGSIFTVELELRIQDQNVDEGFWEKHGITRILVVDDDETICINVIRVMEGTGVSVQYALGGDRAIRQIKQSHQEGTPFDLVLLDWKMPDMDGIQTARNIRAMLPEHIPIILLTAYEWEEIEEEALAAGFDGFLAKPFFLTSFKQAIVTVQAKEQKMPGAEGSDCRLSGVKILAAEDNELNAEILRELLHMNGVICDIVSNGQELLDAFEKSGSGQYDLILTDIQMPVMNGYDAVRAIRAGRHPHGKIIPIIAMTANTFAEDVKESADAGMDAHVPKPIDMKHLEAVIAELIKKKQG from the coding sequence ATGAACATAAAACGATTTTGGATAAATGGTCTGGTTGTAATGATTCTCGGCAGTATTCTCGTAGGCTGTTATTACTATATAAAAAGCGTTCAGACTTCCCTGTGGACGCAGAATGCGGAACAAGCCCTGGAGATTACAAGTCAGGGCGGCCGCGCATTTGAGACTTATATTGAAATTGAACAGGAACGGGTACACGGTCTGGCTAATAAGATATCAGAATTAGAATCTCATGAGGAAAGCAAAATATTAAATAATTTGAACCTGCTCGGCGGTGAGACGTCCAATTATACGGTTGTTGATTTGGACCACGGGTTTATGTACTCAAACCGTTTAGAAGACCGGCGCATTCTTAGTGCGGAGGAACTGGCATTTTATCATACCTTTTCCGGTAAGGGTATCAGGGAAAACTATTTAAATCTCTACGATGGGCAGAATACCCTGGGAGTCTATGAATGTTTTCTGTTTGCCGACGGCGCGCATGGAGTCATGCAAAAAGGGGAGAAGGTTTCGGAGCTGTCCAAAAAGTTTTCTATTTCCTTTTATGATGACAATGGTTTTTCTTATATTACCAATCAGAAGGGGGAAGTCCTGATTCGTCCTTACCAAAAAAACAGCAACCGGACGTTTTTAAATATTTTTGACATGATTGCAGAAGAAAATAATGAGGAGGACATTCAAGCCTTCAAGGAAAGTTTATCCAAGGGACATTCCGGGGTCATCCAATTCTCCTTTAACGGAGCAAAGAACATCGTTACCTTTTCACCAATAGAAGTCGTGGATGGCTGGTATATCATCTCCGTAATCCCAAGCAGCGTTATTATGGAATATACCAATCATATTCTGCAGTCGTCCCAGATATTTATTTTTGTTGTCTTTATTGTGTTTATCATTGGTCTCATATTCCAGCTTTTTGAACGGCACAGCCGCAAGCGTATTGAACGGAAGGAGCAGGATATACAATACCGGGAACTGATGTTCAGCATTCTTTCAGAACATATAGATGATGTGTTTTTAATGTTGAACAGCGGGTCCTACGCGGTAGAATATGTGACGCCCAATGTAAAGCGTGTGCTTGGCATCTCCCCGGATGATGTAGAAGCAGACATTAAATCCTTAGGAAAAGCCACATACATAGATGGAAAGACCGTCTCTTATGCGGAGTTGGGTTTGATGGAATCAGGCCAGTCGATTCTGCTGGAAAGTGAGCGTATGCATCGAAAGACCGGGGAAAAAAGGTGGTTTTATGAAACCGTATACCGGGTAGGTTATGGCCAATCGGACAAGTTTATTGTGGTGTTGTCTGACAGGACAAAAGACCGGCAGAGTAAGTTTGCTTTGGAAACGGCATTGAATGCGGCAAATGCCGCCAATAAGGCAAAGAGTACCTTTTTGAATAATATCAGCCATGATATCCGGACCCCTATGAATGCAATCGTAGGTCTTACCGTGCTGTTAAACCATGATGCCGGCGATTCGGAACGGGTAAAGGAATATGCCCGAAAGATTACAGCTTCCAGTCAGTATCTCCTGGGTTTAATCAATGATGTATTGGATATGAGCAAGATTGAGAGCGGAAAAACAACACTTAACATCACGGAAATCAACCTGGCAGAGCTTATAGAGGAGCTGGGGACCATGATCCGGCCGCAGGCCAAAGCAAAGCAGCAGGAATTTGAACTCTTTCTGGCGGATGTGACATCGGAACATCTAATCGGTGACAGGATGAGAATCAACCAGGTGTTGATAAACATCTTATCAAATGCAGTAAAATATACACCGGCCGGCGGCCGAATCCGAATGACTGTAACCCAGCTTCCGCAAAAAACAAAAGATTTTGCCCGGCTGCGGTTTGAGGTCCAGGATAACGGTATTGGGATGTCGGAAGAGTTTTTAACAATTATTTTTGAACCCTTTGCCCGTGAAATCAATAGTGTGACAAATCAAATCCAGGGAACCGGCCTTGGAATGCCCATTGTAAAAAATTTGGTAGAGCTGATGGGCGGAAGGATTGATGTGAAAAGTAAGCAGGGCGAGGGAAGTATCTTTACCGTTGAACTGGAACTTCGCATCCAGGACCAGAACGTGGATGAGGGATTTTGGGAAAAACACGGAATCACCCGCATACTGGTTGTAGATGATGATGAGACCATCTGTATCAATGTAATCCGTGTCATGGAAGGCACCGGGGTGTCCGTCCAATACGCCCTGGGCGGCGACCGGGCTATCCGTCAAATCAAACAGTCGCATCAGGAGGGGACCCCATTTGACCTTGTACTTCTGGATTGGAAAATGCCTGATATGGACGGCATCCAAACGGCCAGGAATATTCGGGCGATGCTGCCGGAACATATACCGATTATCCTTCTTACCGCATACGAATGGGAGGAGATTGAGGAAGAGGCTCTTGCGGCCGGCTTTGATGGTTTCCTTGCAAAACCGTTTTTCCTGACAAGCTTTAAACAGGCGATTGTAACGGTTCAGGCAAAGGAGCAAAAAATGCCTGGTGCAGAAGGTTCGGATTGCAGGCTGTCAGGTGTAAAAATTCTTGCAGCGGAAGACAATGAGTTAAATGCCGAGATATTACGAGAGCTGCTTCATATGAACGGCGTGATATGTGATATCGTTAGTAACGGTCAGGAACTCTTAGACGCATTTGAGAAATCCGGCTCCGGCCAGTATGACTTGATTTTAACGGATATACAGATGCCTGTCATGAATGGATATGATGCGGTCAGGGCAATTCGGGCCGGCCGTCATCCCCATGGGAAGATAATTCCAATCATTGCCATGACGGCAAATACGTTTGCAGAAGATGTGAAGGAATCGGCCGATGCCGGGATGGACGCCCATGTACCTAAGCCGATTGACATGAAACATCTGGAAGCAGTGATAGCGGAACTGATAAAAAAGAAACAAGGATAA
- a CDS encoding ABC transporter substrate-binding protein, producing the protein MNGCKRVLSIILISVILTGCSQRSSEIMLIESEPSMKQEHMFLSVYGYKADVRNLIAIEKILNQFMEQNPDIIVTYEGVKGIDYWKALERRAEANVLDDVFMVDHDRVMDMADKGRLADLSSLSTIENYQDRMKEQFIREDGSVYFLPICISLYGLYINYSLLEAHGQKVPENWSDFMEVCNYFAAKGITPVIANNYASLRKLIAAKSLYSVYQQDTAAAIKEFNREPAKLANTLWPGIEMVEEMIDRKWIDCAEVLETEQTSDDLQLFVDGNRPFMVTGGWAAARVQDMEPDFSYGVHPFPILDKGSVLVVEGNTCISVNAGSEHLEEVMRLIECITQPDSIWEYCDSQSSYTPLQDDRMPADRTILPAAECFECGRIVIGSDFRLDLPLDASLSEITRQMLKGMPADKAVARLNQLLTQ; encoded by the coding sequence ATGAACGGTTGTAAACGGGTTCTGTCTATTATTTTAATCAGCGTTATTCTGACAGGCTGCAGCCAACGGTCCAGTGAAATCATGCTGATTGAAAGTGAACCGTCTATGAAACAAGAGCATATGTTTCTGTCTGTTTACGGATATAAGGCAGACGTACGCAATCTGATAGCGATTGAAAAAATATTGAACCAATTTATGGAGCAAAACCCTGATATCATTGTAACATACGAAGGTGTAAAGGGGATTGATTACTGGAAAGCCTTAGAAAGACGGGCAGAGGCCAATGTGCTGGATGATGTATTTATGGTTGATCATGACCGGGTTATGGATATGGCGGATAAGGGCAGGTTAGCAGACCTGTCCAGCCTTTCTACCATTGAGAATTATCAGGATAGGATGAAAGAGCAGTTCATCAGAGAGGACGGTTCCGTTTACTTCCTGCCTATATGTATATCACTCTACGGACTGTACATCAACTACAGCCTGCTGGAAGCACATGGACAGAAGGTTCCGGAAAACTGGTCGGATTTTATGGAAGTCTGCAACTATTTTGCGGCAAAAGGCATTACGCCTGTCATAGCAAATAACTATGCCTCGCTCAGAAAGCTTATCGCTGCGAAATCACTGTATTCGGTGTATCAGCAGGATACCGCTGCGGCAATCAAAGAATTTAACCGCGAACCGGCCAAGCTGGCAAATACATTGTGGCCGGGAATAGAAATGGTTGAAGAAATGATTGACCGTAAATGGATTGACTGCGCAGAAGTCTTGGAAACGGAACAAACATCCGATGACCTTCAGCTATTTGTGGATGGCAACCGGCCGTTTATGGTAACCGGAGGCTGGGCTGCGGCCAGGGTACAAGATATGGAGCCTGACTTTTCATATGGCGTACACCCGTTTCCTATTCTCGATAAGGGCAGTGTGCTGGTGGTAGAAGGGAACACCTGCATCAGTGTTAACGCCGGCAGCGAACACCTGGAAGAAGTCATGCGGCTCATCGAGTGTATCACGCAGCCGGATTCCATATGGGAATACTGCGACAGCCAAAGTTCCTATACACCATTGCAGGATGATAGAATGCCTGCTGATAGGACAATCCTTCCGGCCGCTGAATGTTTTGAATGCGGGCGGATTGTGATAGGCTCAGATTTTAGGCTGGACCTGCCACTGGATGCCTCTCTCTCTGAAATAACGCGGCAGATGCTGAAGGGGATGCCCGCGGATAAGGCCGTTGCCCGGCTGAATCAGCTTCTGACACAGTAG
- a CDS encoding GGDEF domain-containing protein, whose amino-acid sequence MSGKENLTKIEFINQNVYHVRSTYVEVDGYPYLLELVVQITEETHMDHFNAINDTYGHPVGDLALKQAAKAIKNCVKRTDSVVRFGGDEIFVVFGDIPFHMLQEKLEEIRSCVDKAVIPDYPQLKLSISIGGVYGPGQVSDLMEAADRLLFQVKREKAGLKIKEKMNERL is encoded by the coding sequence ATGTCTGGCAAAGAGAACCTGACCAAAATTGAGTTTATAAACCAGAATGTCTATCATGTACGGTCAACCTATGTGGAGGTTGACGGTTATCCGTATTTACTGGAACTGGTTGTCCAGATTACAGAGGAAACCCATATGGACCATTTTAACGCCATTAATGACACATATGGTCATCCGGTTGGCGACCTGGCACTAAAGCAGGCAGCCAAAGCGATAAAAAATTGTGTAAAAAGAACAGATTCCGTGGTGCGGTTTGGTGGGGATGAAATTTTCGTTGTGTTTGGGGATATACCGTTTCATATGCTTCAAGAAAAACTGGAAGAAATCAGATCCTGCGTTGATAAAGCTGTTATTCCGGATTATCCGCAGCTTAAGTTATCCATCAGTATCGGCGGTGTTTACGGACCAGGCCAGGTTTCGGATTTAATGGAGGCAGCAGACAGGCTGTTATTTCAGGTAAAAAGAGAAAAAGCCGGATTGAAGATAAAGGAGAAGATGAATGAACGGTTGTAA
- a CDS encoding HD domain-containing phosphohydrolase, with the protein MSNVRPQLKVLIVDDSELNREMLGSMLGDEYEIVEAENGAQAVDILRENASNLSLVLLDIQMPQMDGFEVLIHMNRFHCIDMIPVIMISSEISPQFIERAYELGATDYIARPYNTAIVRRRVANVILSFAKQRQMMEIITHQISKKEKDNRLMLSILSHIVEFRNGESGLHVLHINLITDLLLRQLMLKTDRNKMTNEDISLISMASALHDIGKISVPEEILNKPGRLTAEEFRIMQGHSMAGANLLMDLPIDRNEPLLKTAYEICRWHHERYDGRGYPDGLKGDAIPLSAQVVALADVYDALTSERCYKPAYSHDAAMKMILDGQCGAFQPLLLECLRDIGDTLEQELTVQNMLEAENTPKETSHITEQLQHYGLGDSERLLRQRSYEQQHFRFLLDKTEEIFFNYAVEPSILCFNQYGAEHLSIGNDLFQPLENGNLLRCIDKDVLNRIVEKVQEATPAQPDFQMDVPLTIKQENQWFHGIFHVIWTNENVKHYAGVMGKLRKIDQNHMPDTERT; encoded by the coding sequence ATGTCAAACGTCAGGCCCCAATTGAAGGTTTTAATCGTGGACGATTCTGAGTTAAATCGAGAGATGCTGGGCTCTATGCTGGGAGATGAATATGAAATAGTGGAAGCAGAAAACGGGGCGCAAGCGGTTGATATATTGCGTGAAAATGCATCCAACCTGTCCCTCGTCCTGCTGGATATTCAAATGCCGCAGATGGACGGCTTTGAGGTATTGATACATATGAACCGTTTTCATTGTATTGATATGATTCCTGTTATTATGATTTCCAGCGAAATTTCGCCCCAATTTATAGAGCGTGCATATGAGCTTGGAGCAACAGACTATATTGCTCGTCCTTATAACACGGCGATTGTACGCCGCCGTGTAGCCAATGTTATTTTATCCTTTGCGAAACAACGCCAGATGATGGAAATTATTACCCATCAAATCAGTAAAAAGGAAAAGGATAACCGGCTCATGCTTTCCATCCTGTCCCATATTGTAGAATTCCGGAATGGTGAAAGCGGACTTCATGTCCTGCATATCAATCTTATTACGGACCTTCTGCTGAGGCAGCTCATGTTAAAAACAGACCGCAATAAAATGACAAATGAAGATATATCCCTGATAAGTATGGCCTCGGCACTGCACGATATCGGTAAGATATCGGTCCCGGAAGAGATTTTGAATAAGCCCGGCCGCCTTACGGCAGAGGAATTTCGCATCATGCAGGGCCATTCTATGGCAGGCGCGAATCTACTCATGGACTTGCCGATTGACCGGAATGAGCCTTTGCTGAAAACGGCATATGAAATCTGCCGATGGCATCATGAACGGTATGACGGCAGAGGCTATCCGGACGGCTTAAAGGGGGATGCCATTCCGCTCTCAGCACAGGTGGTTGCCCTGGCAGATGTTTATGATGCATTAACCAGTGAACGGTGCTATAAGCCGGCATATTCCCACGATGCAGCAATGAAAATGATTCTTGACGGACAGTGCGGAGCCTTTCAGCCATTGCTTTTGGAATGCCTGCGTGACATTGGAGATACGCTTGAACAGGAACTGACGGTCCAAAATATGCTGGAAGCAGAAAACACGCCCAAAGAAACCAGTCATATTACAGAACAGCTGCAGCACTATGGTCTGGGGGATTCGGAACGGCTGCTGCGACAGCGTTCATATGAACAGCAGCATTTTCGTTTCCTGCTGGATAAAACCGAGGAGATTTTTTTCAATTATGCGGTTGAACCATCTATTTTATGTTTCAATCAATATGGAGCAGAACATCTAAGCATAGGGAATGATTTATTCCAACCGCTGGAGAACGGGAATCTGTTAAGATGCATTGATAAAGATGTCCTGAATCGTATCGTGGAGAAGGTTCAGGAAGCAACTCCGGCGCAGCCGGATTTTCAAATGGATGTGCCGCTTACAATTAAACAGGAGAATCAATGGTTTCACGGCATCTTTCATGTTATCTGGACAAATGAAAATGTGAAACACTATGCGGGTGTCATGGGAAAACTTCGGAAGATTGATCAGAACCATATGCCAGATACAGAGCGAACATAG
- a CDS encoding GntR family transcriptional regulator, which translates to MKRQETRFSYVYEDLKRRIVSGQFRPGSKLPSSRNLCEEYNVGIATITRALDALKAEGLIDIQIRRAPVVLSQDLQIPGISTILEQRDYILQVYETYELLLPYLLVFAARDCSIEIMPHYRQAQKAARSGDNAESWKALIALTRDILGASQNPLLCDLHTAFELQGNFAYFLEKSIYSRGSIRLRPTFEPKYIIAILQNRNPVEQFHHLKALYKDMYDIISEIFNQMSDNVSTVPAQVSSTFEWNPLRGRNYYYTRIVRDLTRKIGTGIYAAGSYLPYEAQLAKQYGVSAYTVRKALGLLERRGYTKTLNGKGTVVLTPDQLNTEQALLDFTTKQEALTYLHSLQLMALLSYPVAAYTAPQFSADDLNQLAAHIRKPGIFLTDLLQMILERLSLKPLNVIWIETSRITEWGFYLAFYPQGIGVIEQLNEITRNAYQCLCEGNHEAFAKNLADSYRLILSSVQAYMVEKYKFTEALSVKVP; encoded by the coding sequence ATGAAACGTCAGGAAACCCGATTTTCTTATGTATATGAAGATTTAAAAAGACGAATTGTCTCAGGACAATTCCGGCCCGGCAGTAAGCTGCCATCTTCCAGAAATCTATGCGAAGAATATAATGTTGGAATTGCTACCATCACGCGGGCCCTTGATGCCTTAAAGGCGGAAGGATTGATTGATATCCAGATAAGGCGTGCACCTGTAGTTCTATCGCAGGACTTGCAAATCCCGGGAATATCCACGATTTTAGAGCAGCGGGACTATATTCTGCAGGTATATGAGACATATGAATTATTATTGCCTTACCTGCTTGTATTCGCTGCACGGGATTGCTCCATTGAGATTATGCCCCATTATCGGCAGGCTCAAAAAGCGGCGCGGTCCGGGGATAACGCTGAGAGCTGGAAAGCTTTAATTGCATTGACACGAGATATTCTTGGCGCCAGCCAAAATCCTCTGTTATGTGACCTGCACACGGCGTTTGAGCTTCAGGGGAATTTTGCCTACTTTTTGGAAAAAAGCATCTATTCCCGGGGCTCCATCCGCTTAAGGCCAACCTTTGAACCAAAATATATCATTGCAATATTACAAAATCGGAATCCGGTTGAGCAGTTTCATCATTTAAAGGCACTCTATAAGGACATGTATGACATCATTTCAGAAATCTTCAATCAAATGTCAGACAATGTCTCAACGGTTCCTGCACAGGTATCAAGTACATTTGAATGGAATCCCTTAAGGGGGAGAAATTATTATTACACCCGTATTGTCCGTGACCTGACCCGGAAGATAGGAACGGGTATTTATGCAGCAGGTTCCTATTTGCCCTATGAAGCGCAGCTGGCAAAGCAGTATGGTGTGTCGGCATATACGGTCAGAAAGGCATTGGGGCTGTTGGAACGCAGAGGCTATACAAAGACATTAAATGGCAAGGGTACGGTGGTTCTGACTCCTGATCAGCTTAATACGGAACAGGCCCTGTTGGATTTTACAACGAAGCAGGAGGCTCTTACATACCTTCATTCGTTGCAGCTCATGGCGCTTTTGTCGTATCCGGTCGCAGCCTATACCGCACCTCAATTTAGTGCAGATGATTTAAACCAATTGGCTGCCCATATCAGGAAACCGGGAATCTTTCTTACTGATTTGCTTCAGATGATTTTAGAACGGCTGTCATTAAAACCATTGAACGTCATTTGGATTGAAACCAGCCGAATTACAGAATGGGGATTTTATCTCGCGTTTTATCCGCAAGGAATCGGTGTGATTGAGCAGCTCAATGAAATCACAAGGAATGCATATCAATGTTTGTGTGAAGGAAACCACGAAGCGTTTGCCAAGAACCTGGCGGACTCCTATCGTCTAATCTTAAGCTCCGTTCAAGCATATATGGTGGAAAAATATAAATTTACTGAGGCTTTATCGGTTAAGGTTCCTTGA